Proteins from a genomic interval of Lysobacter stagni:
- a CDS encoding TPM domain-containing protein: MLLLACTLAQAQDLAPIPPLTSPVVDTTGTLDAATKQQLESQALALQQRKGSQLQVLMVPTTQPEDIAEYGVRAFEQWKIGRKGVDDGVLLVVAKDDRRVRIEVGYGLEGAIPDATSARVIQEYLVPKFRSGDFAGGITDASAALVKLIDGEPLPAPMADHTSQRGRGGSSWLFALFVAFVAAQFARGIFRGAPTVMRGLLGGAVAGGIAWLLSSLVVGGIGAMIGFFTGLASMPTGRYARDRGYGGWGGWGGGGGGWGGGGGFGGGGGGGWGGGGGMSGGGGASGSW; the protein is encoded by the coding sequence ATGCTGCTGCTTGCCTGCACGCTTGCCCAGGCGCAGGACCTCGCGCCGATCCCTCCGCTGACCTCGCCGGTGGTCGACACCACCGGCACACTGGACGCGGCGACGAAGCAACAACTCGAATCGCAGGCGCTGGCGCTGCAGCAGCGCAAGGGCAGCCAGCTGCAGGTGCTGATGGTGCCGACCACTCAGCCGGAAGACATCGCCGAGTACGGGGTGCGCGCCTTCGAGCAGTGGAAGATCGGCCGCAAGGGCGTGGACGACGGCGTGCTGCTGGTGGTCGCCAAGGACGACCGGCGCGTGCGCATCGAAGTGGGCTATGGCCTGGAAGGTGCGATTCCGGATGCGACCTCGGCGCGCGTCATCCAGGAATACCTGGTGCCTAAATTCCGCAGCGGCGACTTTGCCGGTGGCATCACCGATGCCAGTGCGGCGCTGGTCAAACTGATCGACGGCGAGCCGCTGCCCGCACCGATGGCCGACCACACATCCCAGCGCGGTCGTGGCGGCAGCAGCTGGCTCTTCGCGTTGTTCGTGGCTTTCGTCGCGGCGCAGTTCGCGCGCGGCATCTTCCGTGGTGCGCCCACGGTGATGCGCGGCCTCCTGGGTGGCGCGGTGGCCGGCGGCATCGCGTGGTTGCTGTCGTCGCTGGTGGTCGGCGGCATCGGCGCGATGATCGGTTTCTTCACGGGCCTGGCGTCCATGCCCACCGGCCGCTACGCGCGCGATCGCGGCTACGGCGGTTGGGGAGGTTGGGGCGGCGGCGGTGGAGGTTGGGGCGGTGGCGGCGGCTTCGGCGGTGGTGGTGGAGGCGGCTGGGGCGGCGGCGGTGGCATGAGCGGAGGCGGTGGTGCCTCCGGCAGCTGGTAA
- a CDS encoding ABC transporter ATP-binding protein has protein sequence MSAIVPPVPVIHTQRLCKTYAAHTEAEVQALRNVDLSIHRGEFVAIMGPSGSGKSTLMNLIGCLDTPTAGTYECDGVDVSTLDAEDLAVLRRDKIGFVFQGFNLLPRMSALDNVAMPLGYARVPPHERIERARQALVDVGLGERVSHRPSELSGGQQQRVAIARALINRPPILLADEPTGALDSKTGEEILALFKRLRDEQHTVVLITHDADVAAHADRIYVMRDGELHQEGAA, from the coding sequence ATGAGTGCGATCGTCCCTCCCGTTCCGGTGATCCACACCCAACGCCTGTGCAAGACCTACGCGGCGCACACCGAGGCGGAAGTGCAGGCATTGCGCAACGTGGACCTGAGCATCCATCGCGGCGAGTTCGTCGCGATCATGGGGCCGTCGGGTTCGGGCAAGTCGACGCTGATGAACCTCATCGGCTGCCTCGACACACCCACCGCGGGCACCTACGAATGCGATGGCGTGGACGTGTCCACGCTGGATGCCGAAGACCTTGCGGTCCTGCGTCGCGACAAGATCGGTTTCGTCTTCCAGGGCTTCAACCTGTTGCCGCGCATGAGCGCGCTGGACAACGTGGCGATGCCGCTGGGCTACGCGCGCGTGCCTCCGCACGAACGCATCGAACGCGCGCGCCAGGCGCTGGTGGACGTCGGCCTGGGCGAGCGCGTCTCGCATCGCCCCAGCGAGCTGTCCGGCGGCCAGCAGCAGCGCGTGGCCATCGCGCGCGCGCTGATCAACCGGCCGCCGATCCTGCTGGCCGACGAGCCCACTGGCGCGCTCGACAGCAAGACCGGCGAGGAGATCCTCGCGCTGTTCAAGCGTCTGCGCGACGAGCAGCACACTGTGGTGCTGATCACCCATGACGCCGACGTCGCCGCCCATGCCGACCGCATCTACGTGATGCGCGATGGCGAGTTGCATCAGGAGGGCGCGGCATGA
- a CDS encoding ABC transporter permease, with protein sequence MNFSDILRTAIYALRGNWMRSALTSLGVIIGIAAVIVMVSVGQGTQQEIDKMVSGLGSQRLDINPGAGRGPGGGGVRMSASSFFTLNEGDVDAIRSEIPEVQYVAGALRGSTQAVFAENNAPTSWQGVQPDFFDINGWVVQNGEGFDTQDYTSADKVVILGETVRRTLFGDDPGIGQTIRLGRVPFTVVGTLKPKGQGGFGQDQDDVVMVPLQTARRRLMGAMGLPAGAVMQVALTVADAKDLTYAQGEVEALLRQRHRIKPGDEDDFNVRNISEIVATRTATTRLMSLLLGAVATISLIVGGIGIMNIMLVSVTERIREIGLRMAVGAGPSDVRRQFLAEAMLLSLGGGVLGIVIGVVGALLVGRFGSLPVALNGQVIALAATFSIMTGLFFGYYPARKASQLDPIEALRQQ encoded by the coding sequence ATGAACTTCTCCGACATCCTGCGCACCGCCATCTATGCGCTGCGCGGCAACTGGATGCGCAGCGCGCTGACATCGCTGGGCGTGATCATCGGCATCGCCGCGGTGATCGTGATGGTGTCCGTTGGGCAGGGCACGCAGCAGGAAATCGACAAGATGGTCTCCGGCCTGGGTTCGCAGCGGCTGGACATCAACCCGGGCGCGGGTCGCGGTCCCGGCGGTGGCGGCGTCCGCATGAGCGCCAGCAGCTTCTTCACCCTCAACGAGGGCGACGTCGACGCAATCCGCAGCGAAATCCCCGAAGTGCAGTACGTGGCCGGCGCGCTGCGTGGCAGCACGCAGGCGGTGTTCGCCGAGAACAATGCACCGACCAGCTGGCAGGGCGTGCAGCCGGACTTCTTCGACATCAACGGCTGGGTCGTGCAGAACGGCGAAGGCTTCGACACGCAGGACTACACCAGCGCGGACAAGGTGGTGATCCTGGGCGAGACCGTGCGCCGCACGCTGTTCGGCGACGACCCCGGCATCGGACAGACCATCCGCCTGGGACGCGTGCCGTTCACGGTGGTGGGCACGCTCAAGCCCAAGGGGCAGGGCGGCTTCGGACAGGACCAGGACGACGTTGTGATGGTGCCGCTGCAGACCGCTCGCCGCCGCCTGATGGGCGCGATGGGTTTGCCGGCCGGCGCGGTGATGCAGGTCGCGCTGACCGTGGCCGATGCGAAGGACCTGACGTATGCGCAGGGCGAAGTCGAGGCGCTGCTGCGCCAGCGTCATCGCATCAAGCCTGGCGACGAGGACGACTTCAACGTACGCAACATCTCCGAGATCGTGGCCACGCGTACCGCGACCACGCGCCTGATGTCGCTGTTGCTTGGCGCGGTGGCGACGATCTCGTTGATCGTCGGCGGCATCGGCATCATGAACATCATGCTGGTCTCGGTGACCGAGCGCATCCGCGAGATCGGCCTGCGCATGGCGGTGGGCGCGGGGCCTTCGGACGTGCGTCGGCAGTTCCTCGCCGAGGCGATGCTGCTCTCGCTCGGCGGCGGCGTGCTGGGCATCGTGATCGGCGTGGTGGGCGCGCTGCTGGTGGGCCGGTTCGGCTCGCTGCCGGTGGCGCTCAATGGCCAGGTGATCGCGCTGGCGGCCACGTTCTCGATCATGACCGGCCTGTTCTTCGGCTATTACCCGGCGCGCAAGGCCTCGCAGCTGGATCCGATCGAGGCGCTGCGGCAGCAGTGA
- a CDS encoding TPM domain-containing protein, with protein sequence MRLFKHLFPPSAKRLFPGESLQRITQAIARSEQGHTGEICFAVEPALHPRAVLNGTLARDRAHEVFASLRVWDTHANNGVLLYLLLADHRIEIVADRGFAGRVSDEQWRGVCQLIEERLRAGEAEAGVMAGVEALSAILVEHFPRAEGQHDANELPDLPYIL encoded by the coding sequence ATGCGACTGTTCAAGCACCTGTTCCCCCCGTCGGCCAAGCGCCTGTTCCCGGGCGAGAGCCTGCAGCGCATCACGCAGGCCATCGCGCGCAGCGAGCAGGGCCACACCGGCGAGATCTGTTTTGCCGTCGAGCCCGCGCTGCATCCGCGTGCCGTCCTGAACGGAACCCTGGCCCGCGACCGCGCGCACGAGGTTTTCGCCAGCCTGCGCGTGTGGGACACCCACGCCAACAACGGCGTGCTGCTCTACCTGCTGCTGGCCGACCACCGCATCGAGATCGTCGCCGACCGCGGCTTCGCCGGGCGCGTGAGCGACGAACAGTGGCGCGGCGTCTGCCAGTTGATCGAGGAGCGTCTGCGTGCGGGCGAAGCCGAGGCCGGCGTGATGGCGGGCGTGGAGGCGCTGTCGGCCATCCTGGTCGAGCACTTCCCCCGTGCCGAGGGGCAGCACGACGCCAACGAACTGCCGGACCTGCCGTACATCCTGTGA
- a CDS encoding diacylglycerol kinase, with amino-acid sequence MADAFGHLPRGPARILKATRWSMQGLRAAWLHESSFRLEVYLFVALAPVGWWLGQTPVERVLMIGSMLLVLSVELLNSAVEAVIERYGAEFHELAGRAKDMGSAAVFVVMMNVLLTWGAILLPRLIR; translated from the coding sequence ATGGCTGATGCGTTCGGTCATCTGCCGCGCGGCCCCGCGCGCATCCTCAAGGCGACGCGCTGGTCGATGCAGGGGCTGCGGGCCGCCTGGCTGCACGAGTCCTCCTTCCGCCTGGAGGTCTACCTGTTCGTCGCCCTGGCTCCGGTGGGCTGGTGGCTGGGCCAGACCCCGGTCGAACGGGTGCTGATGATCGGCTCGATGCTGCTGGTGCTGAGCGTGGAGCTGCTCAACTCCGCGGTCGAAGCCGTCATCGAACGCTACGGAGCGGAGTTCCACGAACTGGCCGGGCGCGCCAAGGACATGGGCTCGGCCGCCGTGTTCGTGGTGATGATGAACGTACTGCTGACCTGGGGCGCGATCCTGCTGCCCCGACTGATCCGATAG
- a CDS encoding TerC family protein, with product MIVELLTDPHVWITLVTLSAIEIVLGIDNLVFISIAVSKLPYAQREKARKFGIAVACITRIALLLTLAWLAGLTNDLFNVLGQGISVRDLVLILGGAFLLVKGTMEVKDLIIGETEEEDIHTKPKASFMGVIAQIAVIDIVFSLDSVIAAVGMANHTPVMVAAILLAVAVMLLASKPLGHFIDHNPTIKMLALAFIVLVGVYLIADGFELHIPKGYIYGAMGFSALVECLNLWAKRRAQRRLQPE from the coding sequence GTGATTGTCGAACTGCTCACCGATCCGCATGTGTGGATCACCCTCGTTACCTTGAGCGCGATCGAGATCGTGCTCGGTATCGACAACCTCGTCTTCATCTCCATCGCCGTCAGCAAGCTGCCCTACGCCCAGCGCGAGAAAGCGCGCAAGTTCGGCATCGCGGTGGCGTGCATCACGCGAATCGCGCTGCTGCTGACGCTGGCGTGGCTGGCCGGCCTCACCAACGACCTGTTCAACGTCCTCGGCCAGGGCATCTCGGTGCGCGACCTGGTGCTGATCCTGGGTGGTGCCTTCCTGCTGGTGAAGGGCACGATGGAGGTCAAGGACCTCATCATCGGCGAGACCGAGGAAGAGGACATCCACACCAAGCCCAAGGCGTCGTTCATGGGCGTGATCGCGCAGATCGCGGTGATCGACATCGTGTTCTCGCTGGACTCGGTGATCGCGGCGGTGGGCATGGCCAACCACACGCCGGTGATGGTGGCGGCGATCCTGCTCGCCGTCGCCGTGATGCTGCTGGCGTCCAAGCCGCTGGGGCATTTCATCGACCACAACCCGACCATCAAGATGCTGGCGCTGGCCTTCATCGTGCTGGTGGGCGTGTACCTGATCGCCGACGGCTTCGAGCTGCACATCCCGAAGGGCTACATCTACGGCGCCATGGGTTTCTCGGCGCTGGTCGAATGCCTGAACCTGTGGGCCAAGCGCCGCGCGCAGCGTCGCCTCCAGCCGGAATAA
- a CDS encoding VOC family protein: protein MSVPSTPEGYHTVTPYLIVDDTKAALDFYRDALGAEEIYRLPMGDKIGHAEIRIGNSMLMLSDEWPDIGALGPKSRGGATASFVIYVPDVDRAYEHAVKAGAKPDRPVENQAWGDRMGTLIDPFGHKWSLATHVEDVSPEELKRRMDEWMKQQAGLTA from the coding sequence ATGAGCGTTCCCAGCACTCCCGAGGGCTATCACACCGTCACGCCCTACCTGATCGTCGACGACACGAAAGCCGCGCTCGATTTCTACCGTGATGCGCTGGGCGCCGAGGAAATCTACCGGCTGCCGATGGGCGACAAGATCGGTCACGCCGAGATCCGCATCGGCAACAGCATGCTCATGCTCTCGGATGAATGGCCGGACATCGGCGCGCTGGGGCCGAAATCGCGCGGCGGCGCCACCGCCAGCTTCGTCATCTACGTGCCCGACGTGGACCGCGCCTACGAACACGCCGTGAAAGCCGGAGCGAAGCCCGACCGCCCGGTGGAGAATCAGGCGTGGGGCGACCGCATGGGCACGCTGATCGATCCTTTCGGCCACAAGTGGAGCCTGGCCACGCACGTGGAAGACGTGTCGCCGGAGGAACTCAAGCGGCGCATGGACGAATGGATGAAGCAGCAGGCGGGGCTGACGGCGTAG
- a CDS encoding isoaspartyl peptidase/L-asparaginase family protein, whose translation MRLLIPLLAFAMTLNAHAAEPSAKPKTALVIHGGAGFVPKDSITPEERTAYHAALNRALDAGNAVLQRGGSALDAVTAVVVVMEDAPQFNAGKGAVFNAKGAHELDASIMEGHTRRAGAVAGVTTIKNPIKLARAVMEHSPHVMLAGAGAEAFADTRPEIERVPNTYFDTDKRRQQLEKAQREEAAKGKREARNTDGDAPTYFGTVGAVALDAQGHIAAATSTGGMTNKKWGRVGDSPIIGAGTWADERCGVSGTGWGEFYIRNAVAHDICARMAYRGDSLQVAAEDVVNKVVPAAGGDGGAIALDRDGNIAMPFNSGSMFRGWIKPDGTRGTAIHEGE comes from the coding sequence ATGCGCCTGCTCATCCCGCTGCTTGCTTTCGCCATGACCCTCAACGCCCATGCCGCCGAGCCGTCCGCCAAGCCGAAGACGGCGCTGGTGATCCACGGCGGCGCCGGTTTCGTGCCGAAGGATTCGATCACGCCGGAAGAGCGCACCGCGTATCACGCGGCGCTCAACCGCGCGCTGGATGCCGGCAACGCCGTGCTGCAGCGCGGAGGCAGTGCGCTCGATGCGGTGACGGCCGTCGTGGTGGTGATGGAGGACGCGCCGCAGTTCAACGCCGGCAAGGGCGCCGTGTTCAACGCGAAGGGCGCGCATGAGCTCGATGCATCGATCATGGAAGGCCACACGCGCCGCGCGGGCGCCGTCGCGGGCGTCACGACCATCAAGAATCCGATCAAGCTGGCGCGCGCGGTGATGGAGCACAGCCCCCACGTGATGCTGGCCGGCGCGGGCGCCGAGGCGTTCGCGGACACGCGTCCGGAGATCGAGCGCGTGCCCAACACCTACTTCGATACCGACAAGCGTCGCCAGCAACTGGAGAAGGCGCAGCGCGAGGAGGCGGCCAAGGGCAAGCGCGAGGCGCGCAATACCGACGGCGATGCGCCGACGTATTTCGGCACGGTGGGTGCCGTGGCGCTGGATGCACAGGGGCATATCGCCGCGGCCACCAGCACCGGCGGCATGACCAACAAGAAGTGGGGCCGCGTGGGCGATTCGCCGATCATCGGCGCCGGCACCTGGGCCGACGAGCGCTGCGGCGTGTCGGGTACGGGCTGGGGCGAGTTCTACATCCGAAACGCGGTCGCGCACGACATCTGTGCACGCATGGCCTACCGCGGCGATTCGCTGCAGGTCGCGGCCGAGGACGTGGTCAACAAGGTCGTGCCCGCCGCCGGTGGCGATGGCGGTGCGATCGCGCTCGACCGTGACGGCAACATCGCCATGCCGTTCAACAGCGGCAGCATGTTCCGCGGATGGATCAAGCCGGACGGCACGCGCGGTACGGCGATCCACGAGGGCGAGTGA
- a CDS encoding putative quinol monooxygenase yields the protein MSRCALLARLEAKPGKEEQLEQFLRSALPLAEAEPGTRTWFALRFGPSSFGIYDTFDNEAGRQAHLDGPIAAALMERADDLLSQPPRIDRVDLLASKLPH from the coding sequence ATGTCACGTTGCGCATTGCTGGCCCGCCTGGAGGCCAAACCCGGCAAGGAAGAGCAGCTCGAACAGTTCCTGCGCAGCGCCCTGCCCCTGGCCGAGGCCGAGCCGGGCACCCGGACCTGGTTCGCCCTGCGCTTCGGGCCGAGTTCGTTCGGCATTTACGACACCTTCGACAACGAAGCCGGCCGCCAGGCGCACCTGGACGGCCCGATCGCCGCGGCCCTGATGGAACGGGCCGACGACCTGCTGTCCCAGCCGCCGCGGATCGACCGGGTCGACCTGCTGGCCAGCAAGCTGCCGCACTGA
- a CDS encoding LemA family protein gives MIRLVQALVLLMLVAVLSGCGYNTIQQKDEAVNAAWSEVLNNYKRRADLVPNLVATVKGYASHEEQVLTRVTEARSRVGSINVNANDPASLAQFQQAQGELQSAISRLLVVSENYPQLKADQNFLQLQAQIEGTENRITVARQRFIKAVQDYNTYIRQFPVNLTAMVFGYKPRPNFTVENEAQIQEAPKVDFGTPSQPPQQQQQPQQPQQPQQQPAPSNG, from the coding sequence ATGATCCGTCTGGTGCAAGCGTTGGTGCTGCTCATGCTCGTCGCCGTGCTCAGCGGCTGCGGATACAACACCATCCAGCAGAAGGACGAGGCGGTGAATGCCGCCTGGTCGGAAGTGCTCAACAACTACAAACGCCGCGCCGACCTGGTGCCCAACCTGGTCGCGACCGTGAAGGGCTATGCCAGCCACGAAGAACAGGTGCTGACCCGGGTGACCGAAGCGCGTTCGCGCGTGGGCAGCATCAACGTCAACGCCAACGATCCGGCGTCGCTGGCGCAGTTCCAGCAGGCGCAGGGCGAGCTGCAGAGCGCCATCAGCCGGTTGCTGGTGGTCAGCGAGAACTACCCGCAGCTCAAGGCCGACCAGAACTTCCTGCAGCTGCAGGCGCAGATCGAAGGCACCGAGAACCGGATCACCGTGGCGCGCCAGCGCTTCATCAAGGCGGTGCAGGACTACAACACCTACATCCGCCAGTTCCCGGTGAACCTCACCGCGATGGTGTTCGGCTACAAGCCCCGGCCCAACTTCACCGTCGAGAACGAAGCGCAGATCCAGGAAGCGCCGAAGGTCGATTTCGGCACGCCTTCGCAGCCGCCGCAGCAGCAACAACAGCCGCAACAGCCGCAACAGCCGCAACAGCAGCCGGCGCCGTCGAACGGCTGA